In the Lepus europaeus isolate LE1 chromosome 18, mLepTim1.pri, whole genome shotgun sequence genome, one interval contains:
- the LOC133746759 gene encoding prolyl hydroxylase EGLN3-like: protein MPLSRIMSQDLEKIAMDYIMPCLHEVGFCYLDNFLGKVVGNCVLERVKQLHCEGALRDGQLAGPRAQVSKRHLRGDQITWIGGNEKGCEAISFLLSLIDRLVLYCRSLLGKYYVKERSKAMVACYPGNGTGYVRHVDNPNDDGRCITCIYYLNKNWDAKLHGGILRIFPEGKSFVADVEPIFNRLLFFWSDRRNPHDVRPSYATRYAMTGTLMLKKEQKPKRNSGI, encoded by the coding sequence ATGCCCCTGTCACGCATCATGAGCCAGGATCTGGAGAAAATTGCCATGGATTACATCATGCCGTGCCTGCACGAGGTGGGCTTCTGCTACCTGGACAACTTCCTGGGCAAGGTGGTGGGCAACTGCGTGCTGGAGCGCGTGAAGCAGCTGCACTGCGAAGGGGCCCTGCGGGACGGCCAGCTGGCCGGGCCGCGCGCCCAGGTCTCAAAGCGGCACCTGCGCGGCGACCAGATCACGTGGATCGGGGGCAACGAGAAGGGCTGCGAGGCCATCAGCTTCCTCCTGTCCCTCATCGACAGGCTGGTCCTGTACTGCAGAAGCCTCCTGGGCAAATACTACGTCAAGGAGAGGTCCAAGGCAATGGTGGCATGCTATCCAGGAAATGGAACAGGTTATGTTCGCCACGTGGACAATCCCAATGATGACGGCCGCTGTATCACCTGCATCTACTACCTGAACAAGAACTGGGATGCCAAGCTACATGGTGGGATCCTGAGGATATTTCCAGAAGGGAAATCGTTCGTAGCAGATGTGGAGCCCATTTTCAATAGACTGCTGTTCTTCTGGTCGGACCGCAGGAATCCACATGACGTGCGGCCTTCCTATGCCACCAGATACGCCATGACTGGTACTTTGATGCTGAAGAAAGAGCAGAAGCCAAAAAGAAATTCGGGAATTTAA